In Balearica regulorum gibbericeps isolate bBalReg1 chromosome 2, bBalReg1.pri, whole genome shotgun sequence, one DNA window encodes the following:
- the GCM2 gene encoding chorion-specific transcription factor GCMb produces MKLTWDINDPKLPQEHKHFDAFQEWPDGYVRFIYSSEEKNAQRHLSGWAMRNTNNHNCQILKKSCLGVVVCARSCALPSGARLQLRPAICDKARQKQQKKACPNCNSTLELIPCRGHSGYPVTNFWRLDGKAIFFQAKGVHDHPRPESKLEAEARRSAIKKQMSSSHHSQKKRPLNSEAGRHHDSTGYVNNLQNLPCIDGSERAGILSDTNFSIPAQSCPSLQNTELYKASYDSASFQEDQLSPYSKCPNPRIYMPRPCSYEFGVPTFISSSPYPTFYKDLTSPAIDADPLGLNGSHYSAVTTHDKSFDNPGRHYGLKPAWGKTGGGDRSDYGQMQTSANHPYYGGDYPCRYGPSPSPIAPPLQTVITTTTKVSYQAYKPSTLKYSDNLCDMKNLQSYTHVAENVSGAIYSGMKIQEDFGMIKSALLYQHDSVPAKSEPAESMETYRYGPLLGNSYAEHEGQTLRFESAEY; encoded by the exons ATGAAGCTCACCTGGGACATCAACGACCCCAAGCTGCCGCAG GAGCACAAGCACTTCGATGCCTTCCAGGAATGGCCCGACGGCTATGTGCGGTTCATCTACTCCAGCGAGGAGAAGAATGCTCAGAGACACCTCAGCGGCTGGGCTATGCGCAACACCAACAACCACAACTGCCAGATCCTCAAGAAGTCCTgcctgggggtggtggtgtgcgCCAGGAGCTGCGCTCTGCCCAGCGGAGCCAGGCTGCAGCTTCGCCCCGCTATATGCGACAAGGCTcggcagaagcagcaaa AGAAAGCCTGCCCGAACTGTAACTCAACCCTTGAGCTGATTCCTTGCCGAGGACACAGTGGCTACCCAGTCACTAACTTCTGGAGGCTTGATGGCAAAGCAATATTTTTCCAG GCTAAAGGAGTCCATGACCACCCCAGGCCAGAGAGTAAATTGGAGGCAGAGGCAAGACGAAGTGCAATTAAGAAGCAAATGTCCTCTTCTCACCACTCCCAGAAAAAGAGACCTTTAAACTCAGAG GCAGGAAGGCACCATGACAGCACTGGCTATGTCAATAACCTACAGAATCTGCCCTGCATAGATGGCTCAGAAAGAGCTGGTATCCTCTCAGACACCAATTTTTCGATTCCAGCTCAATCTTGCCCTTCGCTGCAAAACACTGAGCTCTACAAAGCATCTTACGACTCAGCCAGCTTCCAAGAGGACCAGCTCTCGCCATACTCAAAGTGCCCCAATCCAAGGATCTACATGCCCAGGCCATGCAGCTATGAGTTTGGAGTTCCTACCTTTATAAGTTCGAGTCCTTACCCAACGTTTTACAAAGATCTGACAAGTCCTGCCATCGATGCCGACCCCCTGGGTTTGAATGGATCTCACTACAGCGCTGTGACCACCCATGATAAGAGCTTCGATAACCCTGGCAGACATTACGGACTGAAACCAGCTTGGGGGAAAACTGGTGGTGGAGACCGGAGTGACTACGGACAGATGCAAACAAGCGCTAACCACCCTTACTACGGTGGGGACTACCCCTGCAGGTATggtcccagcccctctcccatAGCCCCGCCACTGCAAACCGTCATCACAACCACCACCAAGGTGTCCTACCAGGCCTACAAGCCATCCACGCTGAAATACAGTGACAACCTCTGCGATATGAAAAATCTTCAGAGCTATACCCACGTGGCAGAAAATGTCTCAGGTGCTATCTATTCAGGGATGAAGATTCAGGAAGACTTTGGGATGATCAAGTCGGCATTGCTCTACCAGCATGACTCGGTCCCCGCAAAGTCTGAACCAGCCGAGAGCATGGAGACCTATCGGTATGGTCCACTGCTGGGGAACAGCTATGCTGAGCATGAAGGACAGACCTTAAGGTTTGAGAGTGCTGAATATTGA